In Candidatus Nanosynbacter lyticus, one genomic interval encodes:
- the mltG gene encoding endolytic transglycosylase MltG — protein sequence MKIRKRRVWLLVLSIIVAILGLSALGATIWYKQMLSPFDVYAQQTVRINIKEGMGSSDIAKILEDKKIIKNSLAFSIYTRLHNSGGKFKAGVYSVKPSQSVSEIVGHLTSGKSDEVAITFYPGASLDKKINNSDGREVESVLLKAGFSKEQIKKAFAAKYSSSVFAGKPDNTSLEGYIYGETFYISLDETVEQVLKRSINQFEKIVKKYNLEEKFKDRGLTLYQGITLASIIQRESIGCGSGAETCEDQRKIASVFYNRLKANMELGSDVTYQYIADKNGLERSPSLKSPYNTRIQKGLPPGPIATPSLSALDAAANPANSNYLYFLSGDDDVTYFAKTNEEHEANIKAHCQKKCQIS from the coding sequence ATGAAAATTCGTAAACGACGTGTCTGGCTATTGGTGCTATCAATTATTGTGGCAATTTTAGGCTTGAGTGCTTTGGGTGCAACTATCTGGTATAAACAAATGCTTTCGCCTTTTGATGTGTACGCCCAGCAAACTGTAAGGATTAATATTAAAGAAGGCATGGGTTCTAGTGATATTGCTAAAATTCTGGAGGACAAGAAGATTATCAAGAATTCATTAGCTTTTTCAATTTATACAAGACTCCATAATTCGGGGGGGAAATTTAAGGCCGGTGTTTATTCAGTAAAGCCATCTCAGTCTGTTAGTGAAATAGTTGGTCATTTAACAAGTGGTAAGTCCGATGAGGTTGCTATAACTTTTTATCCTGGTGCGTCTTTAGATAAAAAGATAAACAATTCTGATGGCAGAGAAGTCGAATCTGTATTATTGAAAGCCGGCTTCTCAAAAGAGCAGATAAAGAAGGCCTTTGCCGCTAAATATAGTAGCTCGGTTTTTGCTGGTAAACCAGATAATACCAGTCTTGAAGGTTATATTTATGGAGAAACGTTCTATATTTCTTTAGATGAAACTGTCGAGCAGGTCTTAAAGCGGTCGATAAATCAGTTTGAAAAAATAGTGAAAAAGTACAACCTTGAAGAGAAATTTAAGGATCGTGGACTAACGCTGTATCAGGGAATTACGCTGGCGTCAATTATTCAGCGGGAGTCGATTGGCTGTGGTTCTGGGGCTGAGACTTGCGAGGACCAGCGAAAGATTGCTAGTGTTTTTTATAATCGTCTGAAGGCGAATATGGAACTGGGCTCGGATGTCACCTATCAATATATTGCTGATAAAAATGGCTTAGAGCGTTCGCCAAGCCTAAAGTCGCCTTATAATACGCGCATCCAAAAAGGCTTGCCGCCTGGGCCTATTGCTACACCTAGCTTGAGCGCTCTAGATGCCGCAGCTAATCCAGCAAATTCTAACTACCTTTACTTCCTGAGTGGTGATGATGATGTGACGTATTTTGCGAAGACAAACGAAGAACACGAGGCTAATATTAAGGCTCATTGTCAGAAAAAATGTCAGATTTCTTGA
- the ruvX gene encoding Holliday junction resolvase RuvX, whose product MSSKNFLALDVGERRIGLAMADSQVKIAVPFGWLENSEKIIQEITELVLRHDIDVIVVGYPRNQSGEPTKQTQFVEDFVKQFADIELDTEIVFQDESLTSVQAEQRLGNKIKDKGEIDAEAASIILQDFLEEKYENS is encoded by the coding sequence ATGTCAAGTAAGAACTTTCTGGCTCTAGACGTCGGTGAGCGACGGATTGGTTTGGCGATGGCAGACTCGCAAGTGAAAATTGCAGTGCCGTTTGGTTGGCTGGAGAATAGCGAAAAAATTATCCAAGAAATAACAGAATTGGTATTGCGACATGATATTGATGTAATCGTAGTGGGATATCCGCGCAACCAGTCTGGTGAGCCAACTAAGCAGACGCAATTTGTGGAGGATTTTGTTAAGCAGTTTGCCGACATTGAGCTGGATACGGAAATTGTTTTTCAGGATGAATCGCTAACAAGCGTGCAGGCCGAACAAAGATTAGGAAATAAAATTAAGGATAAGGGTGAGATCGACGCAGAGGCTGCTAGTATAATTTTGCAGGATTTCTTGGAGGAAAAGTATGAAAATTCGTAA
- a CDS encoding cell division FtsA domain-containing protein, whose product MALKDMLKKSDKDNRELLVSLDIGTEVVKALIAEVKDDELKIIGVGRKQQEMGDMHTGAIADIAGVVANCEDALSEAEDQAGVQGKRVVIGIAGELVKGVTNTIRYRRPQPNKPLDVAEMEFIIEKVQERAQGKAQAQIALETGNADVEVKLVNSALVSIHIDGYKVSNPIGFQGRDVAVQIYTAFAPMVHIGALEKVADELALDLVAVAAEPFAVSRSVLGSDTDSNFTAILADIGGGTTDIAVVNDGGVEGTKMFGIGGRSFTRTIAADLDLSFKDAEKLKLNIDHDKLKPTVKKKVDAAIDKTLEVWLSGVELALGDFDNVDYLPNRILLCGGGSSLKKITEALKERQWPEDLPFTKKPVIQYINPSDVTGIVDETGDASDHTFVTAMGLLRVGYDTIIGSQGGNSLVEKVNRLLKI is encoded by the coding sequence ATGGCATTGAAAGATATGTTAAAGAAGTCTGATAAAGATAATCGCGAGCTATTGGTTAGTTTGGACATCGGTACTGAGGTGGTTAAGGCGTTAATTGCTGAAGTCAAAGACGACGAGCTGAAGATTATTGGCGTTGGTCGTAAGCAGCAGGAAATGGGCGATATGCATACTGGCGCAATTGCTGATATTGCCGGAGTGGTGGCCAACTGCGAGGACGCTTTATCTGAGGCGGAAGATCAGGCTGGAGTTCAGGGCAAGCGAGTTGTTATTGGTATTGCTGGTGAGCTAGTCAAAGGTGTAACTAATACTATCCGCTATCGTCGTCCGCAGCCAAATAAACCACTAGACGTCGCAGAAATGGAATTTATTATTGAGAAGGTGCAGGAGCGAGCTCAAGGTAAAGCTCAGGCGCAAATCGCTCTGGAGACTGGCAATGCCGATGTTGAAGTGAAGTTAGTTAATTCGGCGTTGGTGAGCATTCATATTGACGGCTATAAGGTTTCAAACCCAATTGGTTTTCAGGGTAGGGATGTGGCAGTGCAGATTTATACGGCATTTGCACCGATGGTTCATATTGGGGCTCTGGAAAAGGTGGCTGATGAACTAGCTCTGGACTTGGTGGCAGTGGCAGCTGAGCCGTTCGCGGTGAGCCGTAGCGTTCTGGGCTCAGATACCGATAGCAATTTTACAGCCATTTTGGCAGATATCGGCGGTGGTACGACTGACATCGCAGTGGTCAACGACGGCGGCGTTGAGGGAACGAAAATGTTTGGTATTGGTGGCCGGAGCTTCACGCGGACAATTGCGGCTGATTTGGACTTAAGTTTTAAGGATGCAGAAAAACTGAAGCTAAATATTGATCATGACAAGTTAAAGCCTACGGTAAAGAAAAAGGTTGACGCTGCAATTGATAAAACCCTGGAGGTCTGGCTGTCTGGTGTTGAGTTAGCTCTCGGGGATTTTGATAATGTTGATTATTTGCCAAATAGGATTTTATTATGTGGCGGCGGCTCTAGCCTAAAGAAGATTACCGAAGCTCTTAAGGAGCGACAATGGCCAGAGGACTTACCTTTTACTAAAAAGCCTGTCATCCAGTATATTAATCCAAGTGACGTAACAGGAATAGTCGATGAAACTGGCGATGCTAGCGACCATACATTTGTCACGGCTATGGGACTATTAAGGGTTGGCTATGATACAATTATCGGTAGCCAGGGCGGTAATAGTTTAGTTGAAAAAGTAAACAGGTTATTAAAGATTTAA
- a CDS encoding alanine--tRNA ligase: MKAQDIRQKYLDFYQRNGHAVIKRAPLILTNDPTTLFTGAGMQPMIPYLLGEPHSEGKRIADSQSCLRAQDIDDIGDNRHTTFFEMLGNWSLGDYFKKEQINWMWQFLSEEVGLDMNRVYVTCYIGDERYNIPKDTEAAEIWAELYEKAGLSSSQADIGSEQAGYARGIKPGERIFYYDGSKNWWSRNGGPETTPIGDPCGPDSEMFYEFDFIEHDPKFGEHCHPNCDCGRFMEIGNNVFMAYKKVADGVFESLEKPNIDHGSGLERIAAASNNDPDVFKISLLWPIIEKLQDLSGKNYDSHTESMRVIADHLRAATFMAVDGCVPSNKEQGYVMRRLLRRAIRYSFDLGIEQNFMQEVVPVIANLYEADFPEVKESREQIIAVLVKEEKAFRQTLRKGLRQMQHYIDDGLTGEELFTLYDTFGFPVELSTEEAHKQGIKLSDNWRAEFNAKMAEQRQRSKTARKGQFSGGLEGHDPIHLKYHTATHLLGAALRKVLNAPDLQQHGSNITADRLRFDFNHDKLTLEEKQAVEDQVNAWIDADLPVKFAVYPTEEALKMGAIGAFGERYGEEVKVYSIGEDDNIISFEVCGGPHVDHTGILNEDGKRFKITKEESSAAGIRRIKAVLR; this comes from the coding sequence ATGAAAGCTCAAGATATCCGACAAAAATACCTCGATTTTTATCAACGCAATGGACATGCTGTGATTAAGCGCGCCCCGTTAATTCTCACCAATGATCCAACTACTCTATTTACCGGTGCGGGTATGCAGCCGATGATTCCTTATCTGCTTGGTGAGCCACACTCTGAGGGGAAGCGAATTGCCGATTCGCAGTCGTGTTTACGGGCGCAGGATATTGATGACATTGGTGACAATCGTCATACGACGTTTTTTGAGATGCTCGGTAACTGGAGTTTGGGTGATTATTTCAAAAAAGAGCAGATTAATTGGATGTGGCAATTTTTGTCGGAAGAGGTTGGGCTAGATATGAACCGGGTTTATGTCACCTGTTACATCGGCGATGAACGCTATAATATCCCGAAAGACACTGAGGCGGCGGAGATTTGGGCGGAACTATACGAAAAAGCAGGCTTGAGTAGCAGTCAAGCTGATATTGGTTCGGAACAGGCCGGTTATGCGCGCGGTATTAAACCGGGCGAGCGGATTTTTTACTATGATGGCAGCAAGAACTGGTGGAGCCGCAACGGCGGGCCGGAGACTACACCAATTGGGGATCCGTGCGGGCCAGATAGCGAGATGTTTTATGAGTTCGATTTCATCGAGCATGATCCAAAATTTGGCGAACATTGCCATCCGAACTGCGACTGTGGGCGCTTTATGGAAATCGGCAATAATGTCTTTATGGCCTATAAAAAGGTGGCTGATGGTGTGTTTGAATCATTAGAAAAACCAAATATAGACCACGGTTCGGGCCTGGAGCGCATCGCGGCAGCATCTAATAACGACCCTGATGTTTTCAAGATTAGCCTATTGTGGCCAATTATTGAAAAATTGCAGGATTTGAGTGGCAAAAATTATGATTCGCATACCGAAAGCATGCGTGTGATTGCTGATCACCTCAGGGCTGCTACTTTTATGGCGGTTGATGGCTGTGTGCCGAGTAATAAGGAGCAGGGCTACGTAATGCGCCGATTGTTGCGCCGGGCGATTCGCTATAGTTTTGACCTGGGGATTGAGCAGAACTTTATGCAAGAAGTTGTGCCAGTGATTGCTAATTTATATGAAGCAGATTTTCCAGAGGTTAAGGAGAGTCGCGAGCAAATTATCGCTGTGTTGGTCAAGGAAGAAAAAGCCTTCCGTCAAACACTACGCAAAGGCCTGAGACAAATGCAGCATTATATTGATGATGGCCTGACTGGTGAGGAGCTATTTACTTTGTATGACACTTTTGGTTTTCCAGTGGAACTGAGCACTGAGGAGGCGCATAAGCAAGGCATCAAACTTTCCGATAATTGGCGTGCTGAATTTAATGCTAAGATGGCTGAGCAGCGCCAACGCTCCAAGACGGCCCGCAAGGGGCAATTTAGCGGTGGTCTCGAGGGTCACGACCCAATTCATCTTAAGTATCATACGGCAACACACTTATTGGGCGCGGCGCTTCGCAAAGTCCTCAATGCGCCGGATTTGCAGCAGCACGGTAGTAATATTACCGCTGATCGTCTGCGCTTTGATTTTAATCATGATAAATTGACTTTGGAAGAAAAACAGGCTGTTGAAGATCAGGTTAACGCTTGGATTGATGCTGATTTGCCTGTTAAGTTTGCCGTCTATCCAACTGAAGAAGCACTAAAAATGGGCGCTATTGGTGCATTTGGTGAGCGCTATGGTGAAGAAGTTAAGGTTTATTCAATTGGTGAAGATGACAATATTATTAGTTTTGAGGTTTGCGGCGGCCCGCACGTTGATCATACTGGAATTCTGAATGAAGATGGTAAGCGCTTTAAGATTACTAAAGAAGAGTCCAGCGCGGCCGGAATTCGTCGTATTAAAGCTGTTTTGCGATAG
- the rpsP gene encoding 30S ribosomal protein S16, whose translation MLAIRLQRLGRKGYPVYRLAVQEAHRHPSSGRVVAYVGSYNPHTKESNIQAELAQKYLDNGAQPTPRVVKLLKEAGVKLPKWIKEVAADKHKAIRNPEKLRKNQPKEEAPAEVAAE comes from the coding sequence ATGCTAGCAATTCGTTTGCAACGTCTAGGTCGCAAAGGTTACCCAGTATATCGCTTGGCGGTACAAGAAGCGCATCGTCATCCATCAAGCGGTCGTGTAGTCGCTTACGTCGGTAGCTATAACCCACACACTAAAGAATCAAATATCCAGGCTGAACTAGCTCAGAAATATTTGGACAATGGCGCTCAGCCAACCCCACGTGTAGTTAAACTGCTTAAGGAAGCTGGTGTTAAGTTGCCAAAGTGGATTAAGGAAGTTGCAGCTGACAAACATAAGGCGATTCGCAACCCAGAAAAACTGCGTAAAAATCAGCCAAAAGAAGAAGCTCCAGCTGAAGTCGCTGCTGAATAA
- the mnmA gene encoding tRNA 2-thiouridine(34) synthase MnmA has product MSRVFVGMSGGVDSSVAAALLVEQGHDVTGVYMKNWSEDLPGMHCPWAEDVADAKRVAVGLGIDFQVFDFQKEYKQNVVDYMIREYQAGRTPNPDVMCNQEVKFKLFLEAALAAGTEYIATGHYARTSEGCLLRAHDDNKDQTYFLYRVTSEALAKTMFPLGDFTKAEVREMAKERGLWTASKKESMGICFVGQVGIREFLSEYIESKPGNIIDQQTGVIIGRHDGAIFYTLGQRHGLNVGGGLPYYVIGKDMDKNEVYVSRSIDNGNLWRKELTLTDMHWINRPPEKDETVQVRLRHRGALIDARIDGDIVYLSSPERAIAPGQSAVIYGGQECLGGGIVKTD; this is encoded by the coding sequence GTGAGCAGGGTATTTGTTGGCATGTCGGGCGGCGTTGATTCGTCAGTGGCGGCAGCGCTATTGGTTGAACAAGGCCACGACGTAACTGGTGTGTATATGAAAAACTGGTCGGAAGATTTACCGGGTATGCACTGTCCGTGGGCGGAAGATGTGGCTGACGCCAAGCGCGTGGCGGTGGGGCTGGGAATTGATTTTCAGGTGTTTGATTTTCAAAAAGAGTACAAGCAAAATGTTGTTGACTATATGATCCGCGAATACCAAGCAGGTCGCACGCCAAACCCTGATGTCATGTGTAATCAAGAGGTTAAATTTAAGTTGTTTTTAGAGGCGGCGTTGGCAGCGGGTACGGAGTATATCGCGACGGGGCATTATGCCAGGACGAGCGAGGGGTGTTTGCTCCGGGCGCACGATGACAACAAAGACCAAACCTATTTCCTGTACCGGGTGACGTCCGAGGCGCTGGCAAAGACTATGTTCCCGCTGGGTGATTTTACTAAGGCTGAGGTACGCGAGATGGCTAAAGAGCGGGGCTTGTGGACGGCTAGCAAAAAGGAATCGATGGGGATTTGTTTTGTCGGGCAGGTGGGAATTCGCGAGTTTTTGTCAGAATATATTGAATCTAAGCCGGGTAATATTATTGATCAGCAAACAGGCGTGATCATTGGCAGGCACGACGGCGCAATATTTTACACATTGGGACAGCGGCATGGTTTAAATGTTGGTGGTGGTTTGCCGTATTATGTCATCGGTAAAGATATGGATAAAAACGAGGTTTATGTATCGCGCTCAATTGATAATGGTAATTTGTGGCGTAAAGAATTGACATTAACCGATATGCATTGGATTAACCGACCGCCTGAGAAAGATGAAACTGTGCAGGTTAGATTGCGTCACCGAGGAGCTCTGATTGACGCGAGAATTGACGGTGATATTGTCTATCTCTCCTCCCCTGAGCGTGCAATAGCGCCCGGGCAGTCTGCTGTAATATATGGTGGCCAGGAATGTTTGGGTGGTGGAATTGTGAAAACAGATTGA
- a CDS encoding YdcF family protein, with amino-acid sequence MIHKIIGLVIFTAIVVFGLSVYLSPNDLEKCDAPGDGDCRMADAIIVVSGGDTNARTDEAIKLYKTDWAPLIIVSGAAADKSGPSNAKAMYQRAVNSGVPKSAIVMEESSETTKQNATEVKKIIDSRKIKDVILVTSGYHMRRAKLEFSSQFQDVKIRSHPVVYDKSWSPWWWLTPWGWWLALGELMRIGLFALGLSR; translated from the coding sequence GTGATTCATAAGATAATCGGTTTGGTGATTTTTACGGCGATAGTTGTGTTTGGACTTAGTGTTTATTTATCGCCAAATGATTTAGAAAAGTGTGATGCTCCAGGTGATGGCGATTGCCGTATGGCCGATGCTATTATAGTGGTAAGCGGCGGTGATACAAATGCACGAACTGACGAGGCGATTAAATTATATAAGACAGACTGGGCGCCATTAATTATTGTTTCGGGTGCTGCAGCGGATAAGTCTGGTCCGTCAAATGCCAAGGCTATGTATCAGAGGGCGGTTAATAGCGGCGTCCCTAAGAGCGCTATTGTCATGGAAGAATCTTCTGAGACCACCAAACAAAATGCTACTGAGGTAAAAAAGATTATTGATTCGAGAAAAATTAAGGATGTTATTTTAGTGACGAGCGGTTATCATATGCGGCGTGCAAAACTTGAGTTTTCATCGCAATTTCAGGATGTAAAAATTCGAAGCCATCCAGTTGTTTATGATAAAAGCTGGAGTCCGTGGTGGTGGCTGACGCCATGGGGCTGGTGGCTGGCTTTAGGTGAATTAATGAGAATTGGGCTGTTTGCTCTGGGGCTGTCAAGGTGA
- a CDS encoding cysteine desulfurase family protein yields the protein MNRDYIYLDHAAATPMDPLVIEAMLPYFSEKFFNPSSPYAPAIFTKREYQQAKSRLARCLGVMADELIMTAGATESINLAFNAAGGVSLISAIEHDAVINSAKARSEVRFIQPMKNGRIDPQLVKKMLTPDVSFISIALVNHELGYIQPIEEIAEIIKTERLRRQDAGESTPLVFHTDASQAAALIDVKIKRLGVDLLTLSAAKVYGPKQVGLLWVRPGVILSANILGGGQELGLRSGTENVAGVVGFATALELAQKRRSAEIKRLRKLREELVKDLRQAFPEIVTSSDMKKSLVSFLNISFPGLDAERLIFLLESRGVLVATGSACAANSGTRSHVLSSIGLSESEIGGSLRLTLGKLNNEDNIKLASQLIIEAVRLETERVSR from the coding sequence GTGAATAGAGATTATATTTATCTTGATCATGCCGCTGCTACGCCGATGGATCCGTTGGTGATTGAGGCTATGTTGCCATATTTTTCTGAGAAGTTTTTCAATCCGTCTAGTCCTTATGCTCCGGCGATATTCACTAAGCGTGAATACCAGCAAGCAAAATCACGATTAGCTCGCTGTCTTGGGGTGATGGCTGATGAACTGATAATGACGGCGGGCGCGACGGAGTCTATCAATTTGGCGTTTAATGCAGCTGGTGGTGTGAGCTTAATATCGGCTATTGAGCATGACGCGGTTATTAATTCCGCAAAGGCACGTTCGGAAGTTCGATTTATCCAGCCGATGAAAAATGGTCGCATTGATCCGCAGCTGGTGAAAAAAATGCTAACGCCAGATGTTAGTTTTATCAGTATTGCGCTGGTGAATCATGAGTTGGGTTATATTCAGCCAATTGAAGAAATCGCAGAAATCATAAAAACTGAGCGACTCAGGCGTCAGGATGCTGGCGAATCAACGCCATTGGTTTTTCATACCGATGCTTCACAGGCAGCAGCTTTAATTGACGTGAAGATTAAGCGCCTTGGTGTTGATCTGCTCACTCTTTCGGCCGCAAAAGTTTATGGTCCAAAGCAGGTTGGACTACTTTGGGTTCGTCCGGGCGTTATCTTATCTGCTAATATTTTAGGTGGTGGTCAGGAGTTGGGTTTGCGTAGCGGTACAGAGAATGTGGCTGGTGTAGTGGGATTCGCGACCGCTCTAGAGCTGGCGCAAAAACGACGTTCTGCGGAAATTAAGCGGTTACGAAAATTGCGAGAAGAATTGGTAAAAGATTTACGACAGGCTTTTCCAGAAATTGTCACATCTTCAGATATGAAAAAAAGTCTAGTAAGCTTTCTGAATATTTCATTTCCTGGGTTGGATGCTGAGCGGCTGATTTTCTTATTAGAGAGTCGCGGTGTGTTGGTGGCCACGGGAAGTGCTTGCGCAGCCAATTCTGGTACGCGCTCCCATGTGCTGTCGAGTATTGGCCTAAGCGAATCAGAAATTGGCGGCAGCTTAAGGCTAACTTTAGGAAAATTGAATAATGAAGATAATATTAAGTTGGCTAGCCAATTAATTATCGAGGCGGTACGTTTAGAGACTGAAAGGGTTAGTCGGTGA
- a CDS encoding TatD family hydrolase: MNSVAEHHAVTDLRLIDSHCHLHDTEFFADNREEFYSQSITAGIGMICVGTDERSSQQAVEFAANHDYVWAAVGVHPHDSKDGWGEIERLVKEKAEDSPIVAIGEIGLDYYYNHSPREVQIQALEAQLQLAVDYDLPVSFHIRDGAPDQPSVWDDFWPIFDNFHGLRGVLHSFTDTRANLEKGFSRNLYVGLNGISTFTKVQAQQELFATIPLDRLLVETDAPFLTPKPFRGKINKPEYVELVAKYWAEKRNIDFNVLSEVTVRNTKQLFGI; the protein is encoded by the coding sequence ATGAATTCAGTAGCGGAGCATCACGCGGTGACAGATTTACGTTTGATTGATTCGCATTGTCACTTGCACGACACTGAATTTTTTGCGGACAATCGTGAGGAATTTTATAGTCAGTCAATCACCGCGGGCATCGGTATGATTTGTGTTGGTACTGACGAGCGTAGTAGCCAACAGGCGGTGGAATTTGCCGCTAACCACGATTATGTGTGGGCAGCAGTCGGCGTTCATCCGCATGACAGCAAGGACGGTTGGGGTGAGATAGAGCGGCTGGTAAAAGAAAAGGCAGAGGATTCACCAATTGTAGCGATTGGCGAAATTGGGCTTGATTATTATTACAATCACAGTCCGCGCGAGGTGCAAATTCAGGCGCTGGAGGCGCAGCTGCAGCTGGCGGTGGATTATGATTTGCCGGTAAGCTTTCACATTCGTGATGGTGCGCCTGATCAGCCGTCGGTGTGGGATGATTTTTGGCCGATTTTTGATAATTTTCATGGGCTGCGCGGCGTACTACATAGTTTTACTGATACACGCGCCAATCTGGAGAAGGGTTTTTCGCGGAATTTGTACGTAGGACTTAACGGAATTAGCACGTTTACGAAGGTGCAGGCGCAGCAGGAATTATTTGCCACAATTCCCCTAGATCGGCTATTGGTGGAAACTGACGCTCCATTCTTGACGCCAAAGCCATTTCGTGGTAAGATAAATAAGCCAGAATACGTGGAGTTGGTGGCAAAATATTGGGCGGAGAAGCGAAATATTGATTTCAATGTCCTAAGTGAAGTCACTGTCCGTAATACAAAACAGCTTTTTGGCATTTGA
- the metG gene encoding methionine--tRNA ligase, which yields MTKQHAYITTAIPYVNGLPHIGHAMDYMLADVWARYQRQNGREVRFQTGVDEHGNKIAAKAASQNQTPQAYVDQMHVNFQNMIAELNISATDFIRTTDPHHVGAVQYIWQKLAAAGYIYKGTYEGWYCQGCEAFVTDKEAAENNGSCPDHQAPYQRLSEENYYFKTSAFSDKIRQAIESNKMKIVPEFRKKEFLELMKDGLKDVSISRPRKNLSWGVPVPGDDTQVMYVWLDALSNYITVIGYPDRPEEWQSFWPANVQVIGKDILRFHAGIWPAMLIALDLPLPKVLLVHGFINVGGAKMSKSLGNGVGPADIIPHYGVEAFRYYFLRHVPTQDDGDFTWEKFEAAYNGELGNDLGNLVQRVAKMVQSYQAGVIGDAPQAEHDMGPYRQAMEGFMFDQAMDEIWRIIRTLNQYIERVQPWQVAKNRDKDPEAEAHLGEILAHACGALLQVSDMLRPFMPQTAEKIHEMFASGVVPSELTPLFPRKYLHTPDPRAPKVEVQGK from the coding sequence ATGACTAAACAACACGCCTACATCACTACCGCTATTCCTTATGTCAACGGTTTGCCGCACATCGGGCACGCCATGGATTATATGTTGGCAGATGTATGGGCGCGATATCAGCGGCAAAATGGCCGCGAGGTGCGTTTTCAGACAGGTGTGGATGAGCATGGTAATAAAATTGCTGCCAAGGCTGCCAGTCAAAATCAAACACCACAAGCCTATGTCGATCAAATGCATGTCAATTTTCAGAATATGATCGCTGAGCTGAACATTTCGGCGACGGATTTTATCCGCACAACTGACCCACATCACGTTGGTGCGGTGCAGTATATTTGGCAGAAACTTGCTGCGGCCGGCTACATCTACAAAGGTACTTATGAGGGCTGGTATTGTCAGGGCTGCGAGGCGTTCGTCACTGACAAAGAAGCAGCTGAAAATAATGGTAGTTGTCCTGATCACCAGGCGCCATATCAGCGGCTGAGCGAGGAAAATTATTATTTTAAGACCAGTGCTTTTTCGGACAAAATTCGCCAGGCGATTGAGTCAAACAAGATGAAAATTGTACCTGAATTCCGCAAAAAAGAGTTTTTGGAATTGATGAAAGATGGCTTGAAAGACGTGTCAATTTCGCGTCCGCGAAAGAATTTGAGCTGGGGTGTGCCAGTGCCGGGCGATGATACGCAGGTGATGTATGTCTGGCTGGATGCACTGAGTAATTACATTACGGTCATTGGCTACCCTGACCGGCCAGAGGAGTGGCAGAGTTTTTGGCCAGCAAATGTGCAGGTGATCGGCAAGGACATTCTTCGTTTCCATGCTGGGATTTGGCCGGCGATGTTGATAGCACTGGATTTGCCGCTACCGAAAGTGTTGTTGGTACATGGATTTATCAACGTTGGTGGCGCCAAAATGAGTAAGAGCCTCGGTAATGGTGTCGGACCAGCTGATATCATCCCGCACTACGGTGTCGAGGCCTTCCGCTATTATTTCCTGCGCCACGTGCCAACTCAGGATGATGGCGACTTTACATGGGAGAAATTTGAGGCAGCGTATAACGGCGAGCTGGGTAATGACCTGGGTAATTTGGTGCAGCGCGTGGCCAAGATGGTGCAGTCGTACCAAGCCGGCGTCATCGGCGATGCGCCGCAAGCCGAACATGACATGGGTCCGTACCGCCAGGCGATGGAGGGTTTTATGTTTGATCAGGCTATGGATGAGATTTGGCGAATTATTCGCACATTGAACCAATATATTGAGCGTGTCCAGCCATGGCAAGTCGCAAAAAATCGTGACAAAGATCCAGAGGCAGAGGCGCATCTGGGCGAGATTTTAGCGCATGCTTGCGGTGCATTATTGCAAGTTTCTGATATGCTACGACCATTTATGCCGCAGACTGCTGAGAAAATTCATGAGATGTTTGCTAGTGGTGTCGTGCCGTCGGAATTGACGCCATTATTCCCGCGCAAATATCTTCATACGCCCGATCCGCGCGCACCAAAAGTAGAAGTCCAAGGAAAATAA